A single Balneola sp. DNA region contains:
- a CDS encoding class I SAM-dependent methyltransferase yields MIPKTLREYYKLHAPIYDITRWAFLFGRNRLKELLPTLPEKPVILDLGCGTGKHIPHLLKKYPGAKIYALDQSKEMLSLIKKEAKEKVDIKNQEYQNTSFEEQQFDLILASYSLSMMSNIDEKLNFIQLHLKKGGHLLVVDFDSTPFSFFSNWMKKNHVYFDHLLFLKLKDHFFEELIITKTAYFGLYRYSSFLGRSK; encoded by the coding sequence ATGATCCCTAAAACATTACGTGAATATTACAAGCTTCACGCTCCTATTTATGATATTACCAGATGGGCATTTTTATTTGGAAGAAACAGGCTCAAAGAACTTTTACCTACCCTGCCGGAGAAGCCCGTAATTCTTGACCTTGGATGTGGAACAGGGAAACATATTCCTCATCTTCTGAAAAAATATCCGGGTGCAAAAATCTATGCACTGGATCAATCGAAGGAAATGCTTTCACTTATAAAAAAAGAAGCCAAAGAAAAAGTAGACATCAAGAATCAGGAATACCAGAATACTAGTTTCGAGGAGCAGCAGTTTGATCTAATTCTTGCTTCTTATTCGCTTTCCATGATGAGTAACATCGATGAAAAACTAAATTTTATTCAACTGCATCTTAAAAAAGGCGGCCATCTGTTGGTTGTGGATTTTGATTCTACTCCTTTCTCTTTTTTTTCCAATTGGATGAAAAAAAATCATGTCTACTTTGATCACTTACTTTTCCTTAAGTTAAAGGATCACTTTTTCGAGGAACTAATAATTACTAAAACAGCTTATTTCGGCTTGTATAGATATAGTTCTTTTTTAGGTAGGAGTAAATGA